In the Hemitrygon akajei chromosome 20, sHemAka1.3, whole genome shotgun sequence genome, one interval contains:
- the LOC140713954 gene encoding regulator of G-protein signaling 9-binding protein B-like produces MPIQNIKVADEGTAGSAKARDDCRALVDSLNKVTGCYRHLAIGIGGSADSAGLRDELRKTREKTQDLAVTIRNKLTAVLRDKNLGKEERAEMERLWVIFCSSLELFQVDMCKVLELGQCFALAGTERPLIQTGMSGGTSEVAARALSVQNIVHDTALDVSSLEQRDLQEQIEKVDRMVENMEMKVNVLRWTVEAKGDAYHSVLSNDTSSVALLSVDEEVRGWWCCHRSKCLTSMLLCTAALAAVVLSVCAANIA; encoded by the coding sequence ATGCCGATCCAGAACATCAAGGTGGCAGATGAAGGCACGGCGGGTTCAGCCAAGGCGAGGGATGACTGCAGAGCTCTGGTGGACTCACTGAACAAGGTGACGGGATGTTACAGGCACCTGGCGATTGGCATCGGAGGGTCGGCGGATTCCGCCGGCCTGAGGGATGAGCTGAGGAAAACCAGGGAAAAGACCCAAGACCTGGCCGTGACCATCAGGAACAAGCTGACGGCGGTGCTTCGGGACAAGAACCTGGGCAAAGAGGAGAGAGCGGAGATGGAGCGCCTGTGGGTCATATTCTGCTCCAGTCTGGAATTATTTCAGGTGGACATGTGCAAGGTGTTGGAATTGGGACAGTGCTTTGCCTTGGCCGGGACAGAGAGACCTCTGATTCAGACTGGAATGTCCGGAGGTACTTCggaggtggcagcccgggcgctGAGCGTGCAAAACATAGTCCACGACACAGCCCTGGACGTGTCAAGcctggagcagagggatctgcaagagCAGATCGAGAAGGTGGACAGGATGGTGGAGAACATGGAGATGAAGGTCAACGTGCTCAGGTGGACGGTGGAAGCCAAGGGAGACGCGTACCACTCGGTGCTGAGCAACGACACCTCCTCGGTAGCCCTGCTGTCGGTGGACGAGGAGGTGCGTGGCTGGTGGTGCTGTCATCGGAGCAAATGTCTTACATCCATGCTGCTCTGTACGGCGGCTCTGGCCGCTGTCGTGCTATCCGTCTGCGCTGCTAACATTGCTTAA